One window of Nymphaea colorata isolate Beijing-Zhang1983 chromosome 1, ASM883128v2, whole genome shotgun sequence genomic DNA carries:
- the LOC116250744 gene encoding single-stranded DNA-binding protein WHY2, mitochondrial isoform X3 — protein MMHLSRFRSQRNALAGRMVTAKAVKDFSFVHEFSSSVGFSSGSAVIGRDDRSNKFYPTHTIFKGKAALSLSPISPKFGQADNGIYVKKPGAVLLIFWPAIGTKKYDWQRRQAISLSPTEVGSLISLGSGESCEICHDISKIESMSSQAVKRFAVQPLTDDNRIFHLSVIDNIQKINDRFSVPVTKAEFAVIRTACSYVLPHMIGWDMIGSHGNRMLTSPSSHGL, from the exons ATGATGCATCTCTCTCGTTTTCGCTCCCAGAG GAATGCGTTGGCTGGGAGGATGGTTACAGCGAAAGCAGTAAAGGATTTCTCATTTGTGCACGAGTTTTCATCATCTGTTGGTTTTTCCTCTGGTAGTGCAGTCATCGGAAGGGATGATCGTTCAA ACAAGTTTTATCCTACTCACACTATTTTTAAGGGGAAAGCTGCACTTTCCCTCTCCCCCATCAGCCCCAAGTTTGGTCAAGCAGAT AATGGTATCTATGTTAAGAAGCCAGGTGCCGTGCTGCTGATTTTCTGGCCTGCCATTGGCACAAAGAAATATGACTGGCAGAGAAGGCAG GCAATCTCCTTATCACCTACAGAGGTTGGCTCGCTGATAAGCTTGGGTTCTGGGGAATCATGCGAAATTTGCCAtgatatatcaaaaattgaaag TATGTCAAGCCAAGCTGTAAAGCGGTTTGCAGTTCAACCACTCACTGACGACAATCGCATATTTCACTTGA GCGTGATTGATAATATTCAGAAGATCAATGATCGCTTTTCTGTTCCTGTCACAAAGGCTGAGTTTGCTGTTATAAGAACAGCATGCAGT TATGTTTTGCCACACATGATTGGATGGGATATGATTGGCAGCCACGGGAACCGAATGCTAACAAGTCCTTCCAG TCATGGGCTTTAG
- the LOC116250744 gene encoding single-stranded DNA-binding protein WHY2, mitochondrial isoform X2, which yields MMHLSRFRSQRNALAGRMVTAKAVKDFSFVHEFSSSVGFSSGSAVIGRDDRSNKFYPTHTIFKGKAALSLSPISPKFGQADNGIYVKKPGAVLLIFWPAIGTKKYDWQRRQAISLSPTEVGSLISLGSGESCEICHDISKIESMSSQAVKRFAVQPLTDDNRIFHLSVIDNIQKINDRFSVPVTKAEFAVIRTACSYVLPHMIGWDMIGSHGNRMLTSPSRSHGL from the exons ATGATGCATCTCTCTCGTTTTCGCTCCCAGAG GAATGCGTTGGCTGGGAGGATGGTTACAGCGAAAGCAGTAAAGGATTTCTCATTTGTGCACGAGTTTTCATCATCTGTTGGTTTTTCCTCTGGTAGTGCAGTCATCGGAAGGGATGATCGTTCAA ACAAGTTTTATCCTACTCACACTATTTTTAAGGGGAAAGCTGCACTTTCCCTCTCCCCCATCAGCCCCAAGTTTGGTCAAGCAGAT AATGGTATCTATGTTAAGAAGCCAGGTGCCGTGCTGCTGATTTTCTGGCCTGCCATTGGCACAAAGAAATATGACTGGCAGAGAAGGCAG GCAATCTCCTTATCACCTACAGAGGTTGGCTCGCTGATAAGCTTGGGTTCTGGGGAATCATGCGAAATTTGCCAtgatatatcaaaaattgaaag TATGTCAAGCCAAGCTGTAAAGCGGTTTGCAGTTCAACCACTCACTGACGACAATCGCATATTTCACTTGA GCGTGATTGATAATATTCAGAAGATCAATGATCGCTTTTCTGTTCCTGTCACAAAGGCTGAGTTTGCTGTTATAAGAACAGCATGCAGT TATGTTTTGCCACACATGATTGGATGGGATATGATTGGCAGCCACGGGAACCGAATGCTAACAAGTCCTTCCAG AAGTCATGGGCTTTAG
- the LOC116250744 gene encoding single-stranded DNA-binding protein WHY2, mitochondrial isoform X1 — protein sequence MMHLSRFRSQRNALAGRMVTAKAVKDFSFVHEFSSSVGFSSGSAVIGRDDRSNKFYPTHTIFKGKAALSLSPISPKFGQADNGIYVKKPGAVLLIFWPAIGTKKYDWQRRQAISLSPTEVGSLISLGSGESCEICHDISKIESMSSQAVKRFAVQPLTDDNRIFHLSVIDNIQKINDRFSVPVTKAEFAVIRTACSYVLPHMIGWDMIGSHGNRMLTSPSRSAHHSNSRDSLDLSNPDLEWER from the exons ATGATGCATCTCTCTCGTTTTCGCTCCCAGAG GAATGCGTTGGCTGGGAGGATGGTTACAGCGAAAGCAGTAAAGGATTTCTCATTTGTGCACGAGTTTTCATCATCTGTTGGTTTTTCCTCTGGTAGTGCAGTCATCGGAAGGGATGATCGTTCAA ACAAGTTTTATCCTACTCACACTATTTTTAAGGGGAAAGCTGCACTTTCCCTCTCCCCCATCAGCCCCAAGTTTGGTCAAGCAGAT AATGGTATCTATGTTAAGAAGCCAGGTGCCGTGCTGCTGATTTTCTGGCCTGCCATTGGCACAAAGAAATATGACTGGCAGAGAAGGCAG GCAATCTCCTTATCACCTACAGAGGTTGGCTCGCTGATAAGCTTGGGTTCTGGGGAATCATGCGAAATTTGCCAtgatatatcaaaaattgaaag TATGTCAAGCCAAGCTGTAAAGCGGTTTGCAGTTCAACCACTCACTGACGACAATCGCATATTTCACTTGA GCGTGATTGATAATATTCAGAAGATCAATGATCGCTTTTCTGTTCCTGTCACAAAGGCTGAGTTTGCTGTTATAAGAACAGCATGCAGT TATGTTTTGCCACACATGATTGGATGGGATATGATTGGCAGCCACGGGAACCGAATGCTAACAAGTCCTTCCAGGTCTGCACATCATTCAAATTCCAGAGACTCCTTAGATTTGTCAAATCCAGATTTGGAATGGGAAAGATGA